One part of the Acidimicrobiia bacterium genome encodes these proteins:
- a CDS encoding TIGR03621 family F420-dependent LLM class oxidoreductase, with protein MAKNRPFRFGIQATGTYSRAEWTELAKAVEDTGASTLTIADHFDQQMAPFTALMAAADATTTLRLGTVVICNDFRHPAIVAKEAATLDLLSNGRFELGLGAGWLTSDYQQVGLRLERPSLRIERLSEAIMLIKTLFQTEPVHFSGKHYQVDGLVNSPSPVQAPHPPIMVGGGGEKILRLAAREANIVALNIDLRSGAIDENAGPSATSRATTQKLDWIKESAGDRYRELELQVRVHLAEVTNDRQAIAELLAPAFGLSTDEALVTPHALVGSTEEIVEQLLRQREEWDISYIGLSADALEKLAPVITALAGT; from the coding sequence ATGGCAAAAAATCGACCTTTCCGATTCGGAATTCAGGCCACTGGTACCTACAGCCGTGCCGAATGGACTGAGCTGGCCAAAGCGGTCGAAGACACGGGGGCCTCAACACTCACCATCGCCGATCACTTTGACCAACAAATGGCACCCTTCACCGCTTTGATGGCCGCTGCCGATGCCACCACCACGCTGCGGTTAGGAACGGTGGTTATCTGTAACGATTTCCGCCACCCGGCCATCGTTGCCAAAGAGGCCGCAACCCTTGATCTACTTTCAAACGGCCGATTCGAGCTGGGCCTAGGCGCAGGCTGGTTGACGAGCGACTACCAACAAGTCGGACTTCGCCTCGAGCGGCCTTCCCTTCGAATTGAACGACTTAGTGAAGCAATTATGCTAATTAAAACCTTGTTTCAAACAGAACCTGTTCATTTCTCAGGAAAACATTACCAAGTGGATGGTTTGGTTAACTCGCCATCACCGGTACAGGCCCCACACCCACCAATAATGGTGGGGGGTGGAGGTGAAAAAATTCTTCGCTTAGCAGCCCGCGAAGCCAACATTGTGGCCCTCAACATCGATCTTCGCTCGGGAGCCATCGATGAAAACGCCGGGCCAAGCGCCACAAGTCGCGCCACCACCCAAAAACTTGATTGGATCAAAGAAAGTGCCGGCGACCGCTACCGCGAATTAGAGCTGCAGGTACGCGTACACCTGGCAGAAGTCACCAACGATCGCCAAGCCATAGCCGAGCTATTGGCGCCAGCATTCGGGTTAAGCACCGATGAAGCCCTGGTCACGCCTCATGCTCTGGTGGGCTCCACCGAAGAGATTGTTGAACAACTTCTGCGCCAACGAGAAGAGTGGGACATCAGCTACATTGGCCTCTCGGCTGATGCTCTAGAAAAATTGGCACCGGTGATAACGGCCCTTGCCGGGACTTAG